One Prolixibacteraceae bacterium DNA segment encodes these proteins:
- a CDS encoding helix-turn-helix domain-containing protein, translating to MKFRKLRYFIVLAFFIISHELCASDYRFESFQPSMGVSSNLCTASIVDKLGFHWLGTNSGLYRYGVDVQKISLPKSQNNLVNDIKIVALDIDDEGFIWVGAKSAVFRVNSISFQVEKINFPETSVPNLTSSINDVLVGPNDSVYVATRNGLLKCNREKDKLYFDSRFPHIEKKRDSVSKSKRVITDLMFDSLERLWVSTDGGGVRVYNKSGAPFLTFDTQQLGSNSIFSMYEDFDQHVWLAKSRGAVCLDKSFTPLKNIEKLFSDFRINCFYSDRVNDVLIGTDKGVFKYESHNGHFSVIENAGDKELSINNNGVIYIGGWASNQFIIGSRLGVFGMIKTNFNFDTYSFNTPTPMSLSGNLLRAVVQDPRNRKYQWIATYNDGVDLLNSRTSIITPIPFDKKISSSITSLHCTMVDFHKNIFFGSNNGILRLNKKERVLYRSKFYGLPISNESIYAMLHSTSGDYWVVGMSSGLIRYNPQTHLFNSYCKSDEKGYIPTRNIKTLFQSSNGSIWVGTHIKGIYKYDSNQDLFTCYSTKNGSTNLVSDKIFCFYEDSRGVLWVGTGKGLAYYDPVNDSFKPFESDRFAINMLVLSIQEDSSGRMWLGTNDGIKCLDQEKETCSEFFVQDGLQSNVFEYNVSTKNKNYIFMGGNNGLNRFDPSKFKTSKRDAKVVITRVQCLDKEGNKTEFANHHLYKMTGGYQNVQLSPEIEKISLTLSVTNEFDQTKSHFAYKFEGDSLWTWNKDATDKITLEIPSERKFSIYFKASNSHGIVSKKKIVIHFFKARSYMMLFLVPLILILVVTIVKYFLSRKSERKIEVNTSVSNIFSPLQNTHVPSEVAEKAIESEIELEGKQIKEALEKNMWYLDRNLNKHLFAHHLQISMSHLSLVLREGLKMSFNDLINSYRVDEVKKRLKDPSFKDYTLLGIAEDCGFNSKTSFYRIFKKFTGITPSEFIQDPNIDEE from the coding sequence TTGAAATTTAGGAAACTAAGATATTTTATCGTACTGGCCTTCTTCATTATTAGCCATGAGTTGTGTGCTTCTGATTATAGATTTGAATCTTTTCAGCCGAGTATGGGTGTTAGTTCAAACTTGTGTACCGCAAGTATTGTGGATAAACTCGGTTTTCATTGGTTAGGAACGAATAGTGGTTTGTATAGATACGGTGTAGATGTACAGAAGATATCTTTACCAAAATCACAAAATAACCTTGTTAATGATATTAAGATTGTTGCTTTAGATATAGATGATGAAGGCTTTATTTGGGTTGGTGCAAAATCGGCTGTGTTTAGAGTTAATTCTATATCATTTCAAGTAGAAAAGATCAATTTCCCAGAAACTTCTGTACCCAATCTAACTTCTTCGATAAATGATGTCCTTGTTGGTCCTAATGATTCCGTTTATGTAGCAACACGTAATGGTTTACTGAAGTGTAACAGAGAGAAGGATAAATTATATTTTGATTCTAGATTTCCTCATATTGAAAAAAAAAGAGATAGTGTTTCTAAGTCAAAAAGAGTTATTACCGACCTTATGTTTGATTCCTTGGAGAGATTGTGGGTTTCGACAGATGGAGGCGGTGTTCGTGTCTATAATAAAAGTGGTGCACCATTCTTGACTTTTGATACGCAACAACTTGGTTCAAATAGTATATTCTCGATGTATGAGGATTTTGATCAACATGTTTGGTTGGCTAAATCTAGAGGTGCTGTTTGTCTTGACAAATCGTTTACTCCTTTAAAGAATATAGAGAAATTATTTTCTGATTTCCGAATAAACTGTTTCTACTCTGACAGAGTGAACGATGTCTTGATTGGTACTGACAAAGGAGTATTTAAATATGAGAGTCATAATGGACATTTTTCAGTGATTGAGAATGCTGGTGATAAAGAGTTGTCAATTAACAATAATGGTGTTATTTATATTGGAGGTTGGGCTAGTAATCAATTTATAATTGGATCTAGGTTAGGTGTTTTTGGAATGATTAAAACCAATTTTAATTTTGATACCTATAGTTTTAATACCCCTACACCAATGTCGTTATCCGGGAATCTACTAAGAGCAGTGGTCCAAGATCCTAGAAATAGAAAATATCAATGGATCGCAACTTATAATGATGGCGTCGATCTATTAAACTCTAGAACGAGCATAATTACTCCAATTCCTTTCGATAAAAAGATATCATCTTCTATTACTTCTTTGCATTGTACAATGGTAGACTTCCATAAGAATATCTTTTTTGGCTCGAATAATGGAATATTGCGTTTAAATAAAAAGGAGAGAGTCTTATATCGTTCCAAATTTTATGGCTTGCCTATCTCGAATGAATCTATCTATGCAATGTTACATTCAACTTCGGGTGATTATTGGGTTGTAGGCATGTCCTCTGGACTAATTCGTTATAATCCACAAACTCATCTTTTTAATAGTTATTGTAAGTCCGATGAAAAAGGGTATATTCCTACAAGAAATATTAAAACACTTTTCCAATCTTCTAATGGTTCTATTTGGGTTGGAACACATATAAAAGGGATCTATAAATATGATTCGAACCAAGATCTTTTTACTTGTTATTCGACAAAGAATGGATCTACTAATTTAGTTTCTGATAAGATTTTTTGTTTTTATGAGGACTCTAGAGGCGTTTTATGGGTTGGGACAGGTAAAGGGTTGGCATATTATGATCCCGTAAATGACAGTTTTAAACCTTTCGAATCTGATCGTTTTGCAATAAATATGTTGGTGTTAAGCATCCAAGAAGATAGTAGTGGACGTATGTGGTTGGGTACAAATGATGGTATCAAATGTCTTGATCAGGAAAAAGAGACATGCTCAGAATTCTTTGTCCAGGATGGCTTACAGTCAAATGTTTTTGAATATAACGTATCAACAAAGAATAAGAACTATATTTTCATGGGAGGTAACAATGGGCTAAACCGTTTTGATCCTTCAAAATTTAAGACATCAAAACGTGATGCTAAAGTTGTAATCACTAGAGTTCAATGTTTAGATAAAGAGGGAAATAAGACTGAGTTTGCGAATCATCATTTATATAAAATGACTGGTGGTTATCAAAATGTACAGTTGTCCCCTGAAATTGAAAAAATTTCATTGACACTCTCTGTGACAAATGAGTTTGATCAAACAAAATCCCATTTTGCATATAAGTTTGAAGGAGATTCTTTATGGACGTGGAATAAAGATGCAACAGATAAAATAACTTTAGAGATTCCTAGCGAAAGGAAGTTCTCAATCTACTTTAAAGCTTCTAATAGCCATGGGATTGTAAGTAAGAAAAAGATAGTGATACACTTCTTTAAGGCTCGTTCTTACATGATGCTATTTTTAGTTCCTCTAATACTAATTTTAGTAGTTACTATTGTAAAGTATTTTCTTTCTAGAAAGAGTGAGCGTAAAATTGAAGTGAATACTTCTGTTTCAAACATCTTTTCTCCTCTACAAAATACTCATGTTCCATCTGAAGTTGCCGAGAAAGCAATAGAGAGTGAAATAGAGTTAGAGGGAAAGCAGATAAAAGAGGCCCTTGAGAAAAATATGTGGTACTTAGATAGAAATTTAAATAAGCATCTTTTTGCTCATCACCTGCAAATATCAATGTCTCATCTTTCTCTCGTTCTTAGAGAAGGATTAAAGATGAGCTTCAATGACCTTATTAATAGTTATCGTGTAGACGAGGTGAAAAAGCGTTTAAAAGATCCATCATTCAAAGACTACACTTTATTAGGTATTGCAGAAGATTGTGGGTTTAATTCCAAAACTTCTTTTTATAGAATCTTTAAGAAATTTACTGGGATCACTCCTTCTGAATTTATACAAGATCCAAATATAGATGAAGAGTAA
- a CDS encoding sulfatase-like hydrolase/transferase yields MDFRKLWREHYKNTFIDSIGEEGAILNNFYCNVGVCTPSRGCFFSGQYIDQNGAVHNDVPLNRDVETFGEMARNNGYNTAYFGKWHLDGDAKPGFLKESRSMGFTECTHMWNRGHWKTIHENKPRVSNKIGDKTSYTTDFIADKAIEYINDQTDNPFLAVLSIPDPHTPFKVRDPYSNLVDSEEMTLPNSFDQQDTPVWIKQYYWHNPKHTLENFKDAKSQYYGMVKCIDDNVGKVIKTLKDKGIYDNTIIVFTTDHGEYMGEHGGLLGKNNFYQNAYRIPFLIRFPKKIKPNTVINHHVTTVDFKATLASLMGVVAQKSMDGRSISPLLESEVSKMDNNYAIVCRHGRNIKSAFIGIYNDEYSMCISNTGKDHMLFDMKKDPGQLNNVYENRKYRKVKKELSNILVDHVDKYQGKFTWIKNHI; encoded by the coding sequence ATGGACTTTAGGAAGTTATGGAGGGAGCATTATAAAAACACATTTATTGATTCTATCGGAGAAGAAGGAGCTATACTTAATAATTTCTATTGCAATGTTGGAGTATGTACTCCCTCAAGAGGGTGTTTTTTTTCGGGACAATATATAGATCAAAATGGTGCAGTTCACAATGATGTTCCACTAAACAGAGACGTAGAAACATTTGGAGAAATGGCAAGAAATAATGGGTATAATACTGCCTATTTTGGAAAATGGCATCTTGATGGTGATGCAAAGCCGGGTTTCCTTAAAGAGAGTAGATCTATGGGATTCACTGAATGTACTCATATGTGGAATCGAGGCCACTGGAAAACAATTCACGAAAATAAACCAAGAGTATCTAATAAGATTGGTGATAAAACGTCTTACACTACGGATTTTATTGCAGATAAAGCTATTGAGTACATTAATGACCAAACAGATAATCCTTTCTTGGCTGTATTGTCTATCCCAGACCCACATACTCCATTCAAAGTTCGTGATCCATATAGTAATCTTGTAGATTCAGAAGAGATGACTCTACCTAATAGCTTTGATCAACAAGACACCCCAGTATGGATTAAACAGTATTATTGGCACAATCCTAAACATACTTTAGAAAACTTTAAGGATGCAAAGTCTCAATACTATGGAATGGTGAAATGTATTGATGACAATGTAGGTAAAGTAATCAAAACACTAAAAGACAAAGGTATATATGATAATACCATTATTGTATTTACAACAGATCATGGAGAATATATGGGTGAGCATGGTGGTTTATTAGGTAAAAATAATTTCTACCAAAATGCTTATCGTATCCCTTTTCTTATTCGTTTCCCAAAAAAGATTAAGCCTAACACAGTCATTAACCACCATGTTACGACAGTAGATTTTAAAGCAACTTTGGCATCACTAATGGGAGTTGTAGCACAAAAATCAATGGATGGAAGAAGTATTTCTCCATTATTAGAATCTGAAGTATCAAAAATGGACAATAATTATGCAATCGTTTGTCGACATGGTCGAAATATCAAATCAGCATTTATTGGAATATATAACGACGAATATTCAATGTGTATTAGTAACACTGGAAAAGATCATATGCTATTCGATATGAAAAAAGACCCAGGTCAGCTAAACAATGTATACGAAAATAGAAAGTACAGAAAGGTGAAAAAAGAGTTGTCTAATATTCTAGTAGACCATGTAGATAAATATCAAGGAAAGTTTACTTGGATAAAGAATCATATTTAA
- a CDS encoding sodium/solute symporter (Members of the Solute:Sodium Symporter (SSS), TC 2.A.21 as described in tcdb.org, catalyze solute:Na+ symport. Known solutes for members of the family include sugars, amino acids, nucleosides, inositols, vitamins, urea or anions, depending on the system.), whose amino-acid sequence MRNTLLSILMLLLFVSTECIAEEFEWKIKGNLPESVDHGVGRAGTFSGFINDNLIVVGGANFPDQLPWNGGVKVYHNDIFIGDVSDQTIKWKSSNIHYSKNIAYGTSIQIKEGLLLIGGENREGICSDVTLLKFDGKDVNTESFPSLPTPLSNLSSTKIGSIVYVAGGVDASKSTTNALYALDISNKYSKWIKLNNFPGKSRAYSVLVAQNDGEKQCLYLLGGRSFKKGNDPEVLNSGVKYDPILKKWSEIRGEFPIMAGNAFASGQSFIVIPTGTDGVLFNKEVQVKTNLKRSNSKVSHELLDYYTNHPGFPNKVYVYNTITNKLVVDSKLPKSGVATASLTQNNGHVYIVSGEVKPGVRTPNVIEGSFIEKESSLGWLNILVLIIYFGLLVWIGYYFSKRQKNTEDYFKGGGRVPWWAAGLSIFGTALSAITFMAIPAKSYATDWSYIWLNLGVVVVAPIIVYLFIPYFRKQNITTAYEYLELRFNYFLRAAGSASFIIYQIGRMGVVLFLPAIALNVVTGIDIYVCICMMGVLSLLYTLMGGIEAVIWTDAMQVVVLLGGAILTLFLISNQVDGGFTGIMNVAIEDHKIQAFNTAFDWRQPTLWVVLIGGVFNQFSTYASDQTMVQRYLTTSDTKSAQKSVWTNALLTIPATLIFFFVGTALYAFYKQHPADMNYSLVNGDSIFPWYITNELPNGVVGILISGIFAAAMSSVSSSINSAATSYCVDFHFRMFKSSDQSMQVARRATLVIGLLGTAFALIMASMEIKSLWDSFNKVLGLVIGGLGGLFLLGILFPKVNGKSASIAFILTIIVQILISNFTQLHLLLYTATGVISCCVLGLFIHMILPSDSQDGNK is encoded by the coding sequence ATGAGAAACACACTCTTATCAATTTTGATGCTTTTGTTATTCGTCTCAACTGAATGTATAGCGGAAGAATTTGAATGGAAAATTAAAGGAAATTTACCAGAATCAGTAGATCATGGTGTGGGTAGAGCAGGAACCTTTAGTGGCTTTATCAATGATAACTTGATTGTAGTGGGGGGGGCTAATTTTCCTGATCAACTTCCATGGAATGGTGGAGTAAAGGTGTATCATAATGACATCTTTATAGGTGATGTATCTGATCAAACTATAAAATGGAAAAGTTCTAATATTCATTATTCAAAGAATATTGCGTATGGAACTAGCATTCAAATTAAAGAAGGCCTCTTGTTAATCGGGGGTGAAAATCGAGAAGGAATATGTTCTGATGTAACTTTGTTAAAATTTGATGGCAAGGATGTTAATACCGAGTCTTTTCCATCTTTACCTACTCCTCTCTCTAATTTAAGTTCGACTAAAATAGGGAGTATTGTTTATGTTGCAGGAGGAGTAGATGCTTCAAAATCTACTACGAATGCTTTGTATGCTTTAGATATCTCCAATAAATATTCAAAATGGATTAAGTTGAATAATTTTCCTGGAAAGTCTAGAGCTTATAGTGTATTGGTAGCACAAAATGATGGAGAGAAACAGTGTTTGTATCTTTTAGGTGGAAGAAGTTTTAAGAAAGGAAATGATCCTGAAGTGTTGAACTCTGGGGTAAAGTATGATCCGATATTGAAAAAATGGAGTGAGATTCGTGGCGAATTTCCTATAATGGCTGGTAATGCATTTGCTTCTGGACAATCTTTTATTGTTATTCCTACTGGTACGGATGGTGTGCTTTTTAATAAAGAAGTTCAAGTGAAGACTAATTTAAAAAGATCAAATAGTAAGGTCAGTCATGAACTTTTAGACTATTATACAAACCATCCAGGTTTTCCTAATAAAGTGTATGTATATAACACGATAACCAATAAGTTAGTTGTAGATAGTAAATTGCCAAAGAGTGGTGTAGCAACTGCTTCACTCACTCAAAATAATGGGCATGTATATATCGTTAGTGGTGAAGTGAAACCTGGTGTTCGTACTCCAAATGTTATTGAGGGTTCATTTATAGAAAAGGAGAGTTCTCTTGGTTGGTTGAATATTTTAGTACTTATTATATATTTTGGTCTTCTGGTTTGGATCGGTTACTATTTCTCAAAACGTCAAAAGAATACAGAAGACTATTTTAAAGGAGGAGGAAGAGTCCCGTGGTGGGCAGCAGGTCTAAGTATATTTGGAACAGCCTTGAGTGCAATAACTTTTATGGCGATTCCTGCAAAATCATATGCAACAGATTGGTCTTATATTTGGTTGAATCTGGGTGTTGTTGTTGTAGCTCCAATTATCGTATATCTATTTATCCCATATTTTAGAAAGCAGAATATTACCACTGCCTATGAGTATTTAGAATTACGTTTTAATTATTTCTTAAGAGCTGCAGGAAGTGCCTCTTTTATTATTTATCAAATTGGTCGTATGGGAGTGGTACTTTTCCTTCCAGCCATTGCATTGAATGTTGTAACAGGAATTGATATTTATGTCTGTATTTGTATGATGGGCGTTTTAAGTCTTCTGTATACATTAATGGGGGGAATTGAGGCCGTTATATGGACTGATGCGATGCAAGTTGTCGTACTGCTTGGTGGAGCAATCCTTACTCTTTTCTTGATCTCTAATCAAGTTGATGGGGGTTTTACTGGAATAATGAATGTTGCCATTGAGGATCACAAGATACAAGCTTTCAATACAGCCTTCGACTGGAGGCAACCTACTTTATGGGTTGTGTTAATAGGGGGTGTTTTTAATCAGTTTTCCACTTATGCATCTGACCAAACAATGGTTCAGAGGTATCTTACTACTTCTGATACAAAAAGTGCACAAAAGAGTGTGTGGACTAATGCTCTTTTGACTATTCCAGCAACATTGATATTTTTCTTTGTAGGTACAGCTCTTTATGCTTTTTATAAGCAACATCCTGCTGATATGAACTATTCGCTTGTAAATGGTGATAGTATATTTCCTTGGTATATTACTAATGAGTTACCGAATGGAGTCGTTGGAATTTTAATTAGTGGAATTTTTGCTGCCGCGATGTCAAGTGTGTCGAGTAGTATAAATTCTGCTGCCACGTCATATTGTGTTGATTTTCATTTTAGAATGTTTAAGTCTTCGGATCAGTCCATGCAAGTAGCAAGACGAGCTACATTAGTCATCGGGCTTTTAGGTACTGCTTTTGCCTTAATAATGGCTAGTATGGAGATTAAGTCTCTATGGGATTCTTTTAATAAAGTATTGGGACTTGTAATAGGAGGTTTAGGAGGTTTATTTCTTTTAGGGATTTTATTTCCTAAAGTTAATGGTAAATCTGCTTCGATTGCATTTATCCTTACAATTATAGTGCAAATATTGATATCTAATTTTACCCAACTACACTTATTGTTATATACTGCTACTGGAGTTATTTCATGCTGTGTGTTAGGTCTGTTTATTCATATGATATTGCCATCTGATTCACAGGATGGGAACAAATAA
- a CDS encoding dihydrodipicolinate synthase family protein, producing the protein MSQNKKITGFVAAPFTPMFEDGSLNLDAISKYADKLKGDGLAGVFINGTTGEGMLMSLTERKLVAEKWLEHQEDTFHVIVHVGSTSSVQSAELAAHAQENGAYAVGCMGPCFLPPSNTEDLVRFCEKVAQACDNTPFYYYHMPATSNVNVSMVEFLTLAQKRISNLAGIKFTHNNLMELRQCIQFNDGEFDILHGYDEILLSGLAMGAKGGVGSTYNYIPSVYLGLKEAFENGDIKKAQELQDISIKVVEVLIKYGGGVIAGKAIMNLIGIECGPCRAQLPFYGKSELEAIDSDLKKIGFYDL; encoded by the coding sequence ATGAGTCAGAATAAAAAAATTACAGGTTTTGTAGCCGCACCATTTACTCCAATGTTTGAGGATGGATCATTAAACCTAGATGCTATTTCAAAATATGCTGACAAACTTAAAGGCGACGGTCTAGCAGGTGTTTTCATCAATGGAACAACTGGTGAGGGCATGTTAATGTCACTTACAGAGCGTAAGTTAGTTGCAGAGAAGTGGCTAGAACACCAAGAGGATACTTTTCATGTAATTGTTCATGTTGGTTCAACAAGTTCTGTGCAATCAGCAGAACTAGCTGCTCATGCACAAGAGAATGGTGCATATGCAGTAGGATGCATGGGACCATGTTTTTTACCTCCATCTAATACCGAAGATCTAGTTCGTTTTTGTGAAAAGGTAGCCCAAGCTTGTGATAATACTCCTTTTTATTATTACCACATGCCTGCAACTTCGAATGTGAATGTATCTATGGTTGAGTTTTTGACTCTAGCTCAAAAGAGAATTTCTAATCTTGCTGGTATTAAATTCACTCATAACAACTTAATGGAGTTGCGTCAATGTATCCAGTTTAATGATGGTGAATTTGATATTCTTCATGGGTATGATGAAATTCTTTTATCAGGCTTAGCCATGGGGGCTAAAGGAGGTGTTGGTAGTACTTATAACTATATCCCATCTGTTTACCTTGGTCTAAAAGAGGCATTTGAGAATGGAGACATTAAAAAGGCTCAAGAACTTCAGGATATTTCAATCAAAGTAGTAGAAGTTCTGATTAAGTATGGAGGTGGTGTAATTGCAGGAAAAGCAATTATGAACCTTATTGGAATAGAATGTGGACCTTGTAGAGCACAACTTCCATTTTATGGGAAGAGTGAGCTAGAAGCTATCGATTCTGACCTTAAGAAGATCGGCTTTTACGATCTATAG